Proteins encoded by one window of Nicotiana tabacum cultivar K326 chromosome 10, ASM71507v2, whole genome shotgun sequence:
- the LOC142165285 gene encoding uncharacterized protein LOC142165285, with protein MKIYAKSYDVKVWGIIKKGNYPLPIAAQQPADPKDIDEYTDEQMVVVQVEAKAQNLLYNAISRKEYDRISSCDTVKEMRDKLEVIYEGTSKMKEGESIEEMFARFSKIISDLKAFDKLYSSGDQVRKILRSLPTTWQKRVVVLESQDLNKFSYDELRGDLIAFEKTYLKKTS; from the exons ATGAAAATCTATGCAAAATCTTATGATGTGAAAGTATGGGGTATTATCAAAAAGGGAAACTATCCACTCCCAATCGCAGCTCAACAACCCGCTGATCCTAAAGATATAGATGAATACACAGACGAACAAATGGTCGTCGTACAGGTTGAAGCTAAGGCACAAAATCTGTTGTATAATGCTATAAGTAGAAAAGAATATGATAGGATTTCAAGTTGTGATACGGTTAAAGAAATGAGGGACAAACTGGAGGTCATCTATGAAGGAACTAGCAAA atgaaagaaggagaatccaTTGAGGAAATGTTTGCAAGATTCAGCAAAATCATTAGCGATCTCAAAGCTTTTGATAAACTATATTCAAGTGGTGATCAAGTTCGAAAAATCTTAAGGAGTTTACCTACCACTTGGCAGAAAAGAGTAGTTGTACTCGAATCTCAAGATTTAAACAAATTTTCATATGATGAACTTAGAGGAGATCTTATAGCATTCGAGAAAACCTATCTCAAGaagacaagttag
- the LOC142165284 gene encoding secreted RxLR effector protein 161-like: MFGMSNAKAIETPTSPSATLDEDKDGESVDETMYRGMIGSLFYLIASQPDIMFSVCKCARYQSSPKESHLTAVKCIIRYLIGTIDYGLWYECLNVLDLKGFSDADFAGDKIYKKSTSGTCQLLEKFLISWHSKKQSCVALSTTEVEHLLSATTAHKAKHIEIKHQFIRDHVAKCDIVLEFINTENQLADIFTKPLLEERFCFLHDKIGICLIPV; this comes from the exons ATGTTTGGCATGTCTAATGCTAAGGCCATAGAGACTCCTACAAGTCCATCAGCCACACTGGATGAAGATAAAGATGGTGAGAGTGTTGATGAAACAATGTATCGAGGTATGATTGGATCTCTATTCTATCTTATAGCTAGTCAACCTGATATTATGTTTAGTGTTTGCAAATGTGCAAGATATCAATCATCTCCTAAAGAATCTCACTTGACTGCAGTTAAATGTATTATCAGATATCTAATAGGGACAATCGACTATGGATTATGGTATGAATGCTTAAATGTTCTTGATCTTAAAGGTTTTTCAGACGCAGACTTTGCAGGTGACAAAATTTATAAGAAAAGCACAAGTGGAACGTGCCAATTACTTGAAAAATTTCTTATATCCTGGCACAGCAAGAAACAAAGTTGTGTTGCCTTATCTACTACTGAAGTAGAACATTTGTTGTCGGCAACTACTGCACACAA GGCTAAGCATATTGAGATTAAGCATCAGTTTATCCGTGACCATGTTGCAAAATGTGATATTGTATTAGAATTTATCAATACTGAAAATCAATTAGCAGATATTTTTACAAAACCATTACTTGAAGAGAGATTTTGTTTCCTTCATGACAAAATTGGTATTTGCTTGATTCCCGTTTAA